The following are from one region of the Ignavibacteriales bacterium genome:
- a CDS encoding DUF4982 domain-containing protein, which translates to MFIVLISTLSFLMAQQKSVPSNAGGVRDRLLMDFGWRFAFGHAYDVKKDFNYNTGYFSYVTKTGFGDGAAARGFDDRAWRLLNLPHDWAVELPFDAKASSSHGFKTVGRNYPETSIGWYRKTFSIPASDLGKRIGIEFDGVYRNSVVWLNGFYLGEEHSGYNGFRYDITDYVNYGGENVVAVRVDATMEEGWFYEGAGIYRHVWLEKTAPLHIAPHGIFVSSEVKKYSAEITARALITNDGSQKAQCTIEQIIVDNNGSAIVHGTKKHIVAGPGETNEYSTLIQLPHPHLWSIETPYLYSLITSVYSADSLVDQCKTIFGVRTLRFDSKEGFFLNGKHILLKGTNNHQDHAGVGTAIPDALQEFRIKRLKEMGANAYRCSHNPPTPELLDACDRLGMLVIDENRLMGTNAEHLDLLKRMIMRDRNHPSVFIWSIGNEEWAIEGNTTGARIASTMQAFVRKIDPTRRVTYAHSGWGEHGISTVQDVMGFNYIFNGDIDKQHERFPHQPSMGTEETTSRSTRGVYIDDSLHAHLAPVDRKPPGHGVEEGLKFYAARPFLSGLFFWTGFDYRGEPHPYGWPQVSSQSGILDLCGFPKDMFYFLKSWWTDEPVLHIVPHWNWNGKEGDTIQVWAYSSCEEVELFLNARSLGRKLMQKNSHLEWPVVYEPGILRARGYKNGKDVVTDQIATTKEPAQIKMNPDRSTVKADGEDISVVTIQVNDSEGRIVPTACNEILFQLSGPGRIIGAGNGDPSSHEPDTYVEHVFQIPIADLKAKTIDKKDHYGETDWECNDSAWASALGEQGEYNIQAVDSMKAVIIRGNFLLKTVTDETTISLWPKSLGEEQSIYLNGHLVAKNMKRDDLVQEYKLDHAILRNGKNIYAAVAVPLKKRFQYDNLNTDPGIIQVSQPPQAWKRKVFNGLAQVIVQSTKEAGEIVMTASSDGLSQGDLRIQTHRVECRPAVPAK; encoded by the coding sequence TTCGTTTCTTATGGCGCAGCAGAAATCTGTTCCATCGAATGCAGGAGGAGTACGCGACCGGCTGCTCATGGATTTTGGATGGCGATTCGCGTTTGGACATGCATATGATGTCAAGAAAGACTTCAATTATAATACCGGATATTTTTCTTATGTCACAAAAACAGGTTTTGGAGATGGAGCAGCGGCGAGGGGTTTTGACGATCGTGCATGGCGATTGCTGAATCTTCCGCACGATTGGGCCGTGGAACTTCCCTTCGATGCAAAAGCAAGTTCCAGCCATGGATTCAAAACGGTTGGTCGTAATTATCCGGAGACAAGTATCGGTTGGTATCGAAAAACGTTTTCCATCCCGGCATCTGACCTTGGGAAACGGATCGGTATCGAATTTGATGGAGTTTATCGTAACTCCGTGGTGTGGCTCAATGGATTCTATCTGGGCGAGGAACATAGCGGATATAACGGATTTCGGTATGATATTACCGACTATGTGAACTATGGCGGTGAAAATGTCGTTGCAGTGCGCGTTGATGCAACGATGGAAGAAGGATGGTTTTATGAAGGAGCGGGAATCTATCGTCACGTCTGGTTGGAAAAAACAGCTCCGCTCCACATAGCACCGCATGGTATTTTTGTATCGTCGGAGGTTAAAAAATATTCTGCCGAGATAACAGCCCGTGCATTGATCACAAATGATGGATCCCAAAAAGCACAATGTACTATAGAGCAGATTATTGTAGATAACAACGGTTCAGCCATAGTGCATGGAACGAAGAAACATATTGTTGCAGGACCCGGCGAGACAAACGAATATTCAACCCTCATCCAACTTCCACATCCTCATTTGTGGTCGATTGAGACACCGTATCTTTACTCGCTTATTACTTCTGTGTATTCAGCAGATTCTCTTGTTGACCAATGCAAGACAATATTTGGTGTGCGCACGCTTCGGTTTGACTCGAAGGAAGGTTTTTTCTTAAATGGGAAACATATTCTCCTGAAAGGCACGAATAACCATCAGGATCATGCCGGAGTGGGTACTGCAATCCCAGATGCACTTCAGGAGTTTCGTATCAAGCGGTTGAAGGAGATGGGAGCGAACGCGTACCGCTGTTCTCACAACCCCCCGACACCTGAACTTTTAGATGCATGCGACCGGCTCGGTATGCTGGTCATCGATGAGAATCGTTTGATGGGAACAAACGCTGAGCATCTCGATCTGTTGAAACGAATGATTATGCGAGATAGAAATCATCCAAGTGTGTTTATCTGGTCAATCGGAAATGAAGAATGGGCTATTGAAGGGAATACAACCGGTGCGCGCATTGCTTCTACGATGCAAGCGTTTGTACGGAAGATCGATCCGACACGCCGCGTCACGTATGCACACAGCGGTTGGGGAGAACACGGCATCTCCACCGTCCAGGATGTTATGGGATTCAATTACATTTTTAATGGGGATATTGACAAGCAACATGAACGCTTTCCTCATCAGCCGAGCATGGGTACGGAGGAAACGACATCAAGAAGTACACGAGGAGTGTATATTGATGATTCACTGCATGCACATTTAGCGCCTGTTGATAGAAAGCCACCGGGGCATGGTGTTGAAGAAGGACTAAAATTCTATGCCGCGCGTCCTTTTCTCTCTGGATTGTTTTTCTGGACGGGTTTTGATTACCGCGGTGAACCTCATCCATACGGATGGCCTCAGGTGAGTTCGCAGTCTGGTATTCTTGATCTTTGCGGTTTTCCGAAAGACATGTTTTACTTTCTCAAATCATGGTGGACAGACGAACCGGTGCTGCACATTGTTCCTCATTGGAATTGGAATGGGAAAGAAGGAGATACGATACAAGTCTGGGCATATAGCAGTTGTGAAGAAGTGGAACTCTTTCTCAATGCAAGAAGTTTGGGACGCAAGCTCATGCAGAAGAACTCCCACCTTGAATGGCCGGTTGTTTACGAACCGGGAATCCTTCGTGCACGGGGATATAAGAACGGGAAAGATGTTGTTACAGATCAAATCGCCACAACAAAAGAACCGGCACAAATCAAAATGAACCCTGATCGTTCGACGGTGAAAGCTGATGGCGAAGATATTTCCGTTGTTACGATACAAGTGAATGATTCAGAAGGACGAATAGTACCGACAGCATGCAATGAGATACTCTTTCAACTCTCCGGGCCGGGACGGATTATCGGTGCCGGTAATGGTGATCCATCTTCTCATGAGCCTGATACATACGTTGAACATGTTTTTCAGATTCCCATTGCAGATCTCAAAGCAAAAACTATCGATAAAAAGGATCACTATGGAGAAACAGATTGGGAATGCAACGATTCCGCTTGGGCGTCGGCTTTGGGTGAGCAGGGTGAATATAATATACAAGCAGTTGACTCAATGAAAGCTGTTATTATTCGCGGGAATTTCTTGCTGAAGACAGTCACAGATGAAACCACGATTTCACTCTGGCCGAAAAGTCTTGGCGAAGAACAATCCATATATTTGAACGGTCATCTCGTTGCGAAGAATATGAAACGTGATGATCTAGTGCAGGAATATAAACTCGATCATGCAATACTGCGCAATGGGAAAAATATCTATGCTGCCGTTGCGGTTCCATTGAAAAAAAGATTTCAGTACGACAACCTGAATACCGATCCCGGAATTATTCAAGTTTCTCAGCCGCCGCAAGCATGGAAGCGTAAAGTCTTTAATGGTTTGGCACAGGTGATTGTGCAGTCGACAAAAGAAGCCGGTGAAATTGTTATGACAGCTTCATCCGACGGTTTATCGCAAGGCGATCTGAGAATTCAAACTCACCGTGTGGAGTGTCGTCCGGCAGTACCTGCCAAATGA
- a CDS encoding glycoside hydrolase family 5 protein, producing MRVRCMNDSASMISLFMMVAVMSFYSKAQDVVTLQTDKGKQTVVDYFGVVHVKGNRIVDKNDNPVALHGMSLFWSQWGGRFYNADCIRWLRDDWKCTILRAVCGIQSDGYLANPEKEFSKVTTVIDACINLGIYVVVDWHDHSAENHLQQAKGFFRRIAQKYGSAPNIIYEIYNEPLKVSWNDVVKPYAEEVIKIIRQYDSAHLIIVGSPHWSQDVDVAADQPIIDMNIAYAFHFYSSDRWHKQNLRDKVVAALQKGAPIVITEYGISEANGNGTIDTAETTKWFSFIDQYKLSTCNWSVIDKNETSAAFVPGVHPNGSWENSDLSVSGKMIRSRIRSLNNPLFEVIHSFAK from the coding sequence ATGAGAGTTCGTTGCATGAACGATAGTGCAAGCATGATATCACTGTTTATGATGGTGGCGGTGATGAGCTTTTATTCGAAAGCGCAAGATGTTGTTACGCTGCAAACCGATAAAGGAAAACAAACGGTCGTCGATTATTTTGGTGTCGTTCATGTTAAAGGAAATAGGATTGTCGATAAAAATGATAATCCTGTTGCACTTCATGGGATGAGTTTGTTCTGGAGTCAATGGGGAGGCCGGTTCTACAATGCAGATTGTATTCGGTGGCTGCGGGATGATTGGAAGTGTACAATTCTAAGAGCCGTCTGCGGTATTCAATCAGATGGGTACCTTGCGAATCCGGAAAAAGAATTCTCAAAAGTAACAACAGTGATTGATGCATGTATAAACCTCGGGATATATGTCGTTGTTGATTGGCATGATCATAGCGCGGAAAATCATCTGCAGCAAGCGAAAGGATTTTTCCGCAGAATTGCACAAAAATATGGAAGCGCTCCAAATATTATCTACGAAATATATAATGAACCACTCAAAGTATCATGGAATGACGTTGTCAAACCATATGCGGAAGAAGTAATTAAGATTATTCGTCAATATGATTCTGCTCATCTCATTATTGTGGGATCACCGCATTGGTCGCAGGATGTCGATGTTGCTGCAGATCAGCCGATTATCGACATGAATATTGCCTATGCATTTCATTTTTATAGCAGCGATCGATGGCACAAACAAAATTTAAGGGACAAGGTGGTAGCTGCATTACAAAAAGGAGCACCGATAGTTATCACTGAATACGGTATAAGTGAAGCTAATGGAAACGGTACAATCGATACTGCGGAAACAACAAAATGGTTCTCATTTATTGATCAGTATAAGTTAAGCACTTGCAATTGGTCGGTCATAGATAAAAACGAGACTTCTGCTGCGTTCGTCCCGGGTGTTCATCCAAATGGATCGTGGGAAAATTCTGACTTGAGTGTTTCCGGGAAAATGATCCGGAGTCGGATTCGTAGTCTCAATAATCCGCTTTTCGAAGTCATTCATTCTTTCGCTAAATAA
- a CDS encoding glycosyltransferase family 2 protein: MKPKSKVIVVLPAYQAEKTLELTVRDIPLSVVDEIILVDDMSNDHTVEIARKFNLIIEQHTKNLGYGANQKTCYQLALRRNADIVVMLHPDYQYDPKLIPYFVDFIQNGYFDVMLGTRIRTRKESLAGGMPRYKYFSNRLLTLFENIITGQNLSEWHTGMRAYSRQVLESIDYLKNSDDFVFDSQVLFQIVEHGFRMGEIPVPVRYFPEASSINFFRSMRYGIGTVGTALKYLLRRIF; this comes from the coding sequence GTGAAACCAAAATCCAAAGTTATTGTCGTCTTACCAGCCTATCAGGCCGAAAAAACATTAGAACTCACTGTTCGCGATATTCCGCTCTCTGTCGTCGATGAAATTATTCTCGTCGACGATATGAGTAATGATCATACAGTGGAGATCGCACGGAAATTTAATCTCATTATCGAGCAGCACACAAAAAATCTAGGCTATGGTGCAAATCAAAAAACATGCTACCAATTAGCCCTTCGTCGAAATGCAGATATCGTTGTTATGCTTCACCCTGATTATCAATATGATCCGAAGCTCATCCCTTATTTTGTCGACTTTATCCAAAACGGCTATTTCGACGTTATGCTTGGCACTCGCATACGTACAAGAAAGGAATCCTTAGCCGGAGGAATGCCGCGCTATAAGTACTTCTCAAACCGACTCTTGACACTTTTTGAAAATATCATAACCGGACAAAATCTTTCTGAATGGCATACGGGCATGAGAGCCTACAGCCGTCAAGTATTGGAATCAATCGATTATTTGAAAAATTCAGATGATTTTGTTTTCGATAGCCAGGTATTATTTCAAATTGTGGAGCACGGTTTTCGCATGGGAGAGATTCCTGTACCTGTTCGGTATTTTCCAGAAGCTTCCAGCATTAATTTCTTTCGTAGTATGCGATATGGAATCGGAACCGTTGGAACCGCATTAAAATACTTACTCAGAAGAATATTTTAA